A genomic segment from Orrella daihaiensis encodes:
- the uraD gene encoding 2-oxo-4-hydroxy-4-carboxy-5-ureidoimidazoline decarboxylase, with protein MTITLDQINGAGEADLVTLLDGIYEHSAWIVRHAAGKRPFASLTALKHGLTEIVNQAAEHAQLELIRAYPEIACEIMHCNSLMAKSAYAQDKLGLIDFTSEELEELERLNLAYKAKFGFPFILAVRGPRGTGLGKAEIISTLARRLNNPVDFERREALRNIHRIAELRLNDKFDAQPVLGNQLWDWCEELAVHSEPGYLERGELTVTYLTEAHQACAQHIARLMRDECGFDDVSIDAVGNVVGVYHGMDKNAKRLLTGSHYDTVRNGGKYDGRLGIFAPMLCVKELADQAKRLSFGIEVVAFSEEEGQRYKAVFLGSGALTGQFNPDWLDQIDANGISMRQAMQNAGLSIDDIASIKRDPNNYLGFVEVHIEQGPVLNELDLPLGVVTSINGGVRLLCEVRGMASHAGTTPMGMRRDAAVAVAELALYLEKRAASVPDLVGTIGMLEVPSGSINVVPGRCRFSLDIRATTDQVRDACVADVKAELASICQRRGVQFELEEIMRVAAAPSAPEWQSRWERAVKEVGLPVFRMPSGAGHDAMKLHDIMPQAMLFVRGLNSGISHNPLEMTTNDDAHLCVQAFMHVLGQIK; from the coding sequence ATGACAATAACGCTTGACCAAATAAATGGGGCGGGCGAAGCGGACTTGGTGACATTGCTTGACGGTATTTATGAGCACTCAGCCTGGATTGTTCGACATGCGGCAGGTAAACGACCATTTGCTTCCCTCACAGCACTCAAGCACGGATTGACCGAAATAGTCAATCAGGCTGCAGAACATGCTCAGCTTGAGTTGATCCGCGCTTATCCAGAAATTGCGTGCGAGATAATGCACTGTAACTCGCTCATGGCAAAGTCTGCCTATGCACAGGATAAATTAGGTTTAATTGACTTTACATCTGAAGAATTAGAAGAGCTAGAGAGGCTAAACCTAGCCTATAAAGCGAAGTTCGGATTTCCATTCATATTGGCTGTTCGTGGTCCTCGAGGCACGGGACTAGGAAAAGCTGAAATTATCTCGACATTGGCGCGACGGTTGAATAATCCCGTTGATTTTGAGCGACGCGAGGCATTACGCAACATTCATCGCATCGCCGAGCTCCGACTGAACGATAAGTTCGATGCGCAGCCAGTACTAGGTAATCAGCTTTGGGATTGGTGTGAGGAGCTGGCCGTACACAGCGAACCGGGCTACTTAGAGCGTGGTGAGTTGACAGTGACGTATCTGACTGAGGCACACCAAGCCTGTGCTCAACACATTGCCCGGTTGATGCGTGATGAATGCGGCTTTGATGACGTCAGCATTGATGCGGTTGGCAACGTGGTTGGCGTCTATCATGGAATGGATAAGAATGCCAAGCGACTATTGACCGGAAGCCACTACGATACTGTGCGCAATGGTGGCAAGTACGACGGTCGTTTAGGGATATTTGCCCCTATGTTGTGTGTCAAGGAACTGGCCGATCAGGCAAAGCGCTTGTCCTTCGGTATCGAAGTGGTGGCATTTTCTGAAGAAGAAGGGCAGCGTTACAAAGCAGTATTTTTAGGATCAGGTGCGTTGACCGGCCAATTTAACCCGGACTGGTTGGATCAAATCGATGCCAATGGGATCAGCATGCGACAAGCCATGCAAAATGCGGGGTTATCGATTGACGATATTGCTTCCATCAAGCGTGATCCAAACAACTATCTGGGATTTGTTGAGGTGCACATTGAACAGGGGCCAGTTCTCAATGAGTTGGACTTGCCCCTTGGGGTGGTGACATCTATAAACGGCGGCGTTCGGCTTTTGTGTGAGGTGCGTGGAATGGCTAGCCACGCCGGTACGACTCCCATGGGCATGCGCCGTGATGCTGCTGTCGCTGTGGCTGAGTTGGCGCTATACCTTGAGAAGCGAGCGGCATCCGTGCCTGATTTGGTCGGTACCATCGGTATGCTCGAGGTGCCTAGCGGTTCAATCAATGTGGTGCCCGGGCGATGCCGGTTTAGCCTCGATATTCGCGCCACAACCGATCAGGTTAGAGATGCTTGCGTGGCAGATGTCAAGGCTGAGTTAGCATCAATCTGTCAGCGCCGTGGCGTCCAGTTTGAACTGGAAGAGATCATGCGTGTAGCCGCAGCGCCATCAGCGCCTGAGTGGCAATCACGCTGGGAGAGAGCAGTCAAGGAAGTTGGGCTACCCGTATTTAGAATGCCTAGTGGTGCTGGTCATGATGCAATGAAACTACACGACATCATGCCGCAAGCGATGCTATTTGTGCGTGGGTTAAACAGCGGTATCAGCCATAATCCGCTGGAGATGACTACCAATGATGATGCCCATTTGTGCGTGCAGGCTTTCATGCATGTACTCGGTCAGATCAAATGA
- a CDS encoding ferredoxin--NADP reductase: MSAFCEERVLSVHHWTDRLFSFTTTRDASLRFSNGHFTMIGLKVNDKPLLRAYSIASANYEEHLEFFSIKVPDGPLTSRLQHIKSGDTIIVGRKPTGTLLIDYLLPGKRLYLLATGTGLAPYLSIVRDPETYEKFDEVIVVHGVREVAELAYRDLFIRELPEHEFLGELVRNKLRYYPTVTREAFEHQGRITDLIESGELFTNLGLHTLDPAVDRAMICGSPAMLRDLKAIFETRHFKEGSTTTPGDFVIERAFAEQ, translated from the coding sequence ATGAGTGCCTTTTGCGAAGAACGTGTGTTAAGCGTCCATCACTGGACCGACCGGCTTTTTTCCTTTACGACGACCCGAGACGCATCCCTTCGCTTTAGCAATGGTCACTTCACCATGATTGGCCTGAAAGTAAATGACAAACCTCTTTTGCGTGCATACAGCATCGCAAGCGCCAACTATGAAGAGCATCTGGAGTTTTTCAGTATCAAAGTACCTGATGGACCATTGACGTCCAGGCTCCAGCACATTAAGTCAGGCGACACAATCATCGTGGGTCGCAAGCCCACAGGCACACTATTGATTGACTATCTTTTACCAGGCAAGCGTCTCTACCTACTGGCCACGGGCACCGGGCTGGCACCCTACTTGAGCATCGTGCGTGACCCGGAAACTTACGAGAAATTCGACGAAGTCATTGTGGTGCACGGTGTCCGAGAAGTTGCTGAGCTCGCGTATCGCGATCTTTTTATACGCGAATTACCGGAACATGAGTTTTTGGGTGAATTAGTGCGCAACAAATTGCGCTACTACCCAACTGTGACTCGCGAAGCATTCGAACACCAGGGTCGGATAACCGATCTGATTGAGTCGGGCGAGCTGTTTACTAACCTTGGTCTACACACACTGGATCCAGCCGTTGACCGAGCCATGATCTGCGGCAGCCCGGCCATGCTGCGTGATTTAAAAGCCATATTTGAGACACGTCACTTCAAAGAAGGGAGCACGACTACACCTGGTGACTTTGTGATTGAACGAGCATTTGCCGAACAGTGA
- a CDS encoding TetR family transcriptional regulator has translation MNTRTGRTPRQSRGQDTRANLLQAAVSVFSESGLHGGSVSRIAKLAESYDRMIYYYFGSKEGLFVATLEEMYRQYNEAESSVELNLEQPVDALKKATIFFVRYFRDHPEFVTVLNSENLHKGKHISQSLLANQFSKPAIGLVHRVLQAGKTKGIFRVDISPRDIYVMISAMGYFYQSNQYTLSAFLDEPLRDPKLYDQWEAFVVDAVLRTVRTNLVELG, from the coding sequence GTGAACACTCGAACAGGCCGAACTCCCAGACAAAGTCGAGGTCAAGATACCAGGGCGAACCTTTTACAAGCCGCTGTCTCAGTATTTTCTGAGTCAGGGCTGCATGGCGGCAGTGTTTCGCGAATTGCCAAGCTCGCCGAATCGTATGACCGAATGATTTATTACTATTTCGGCAGCAAAGAGGGTCTGTTTGTCGCGACGCTCGAGGAAATGTATCGTCAATACAATGAAGCGGAGTCATCGGTTGAGCTTAACCTCGAACAGCCTGTCGATGCGCTTAAGAAAGCCACCATATTTTTTGTTCGCTATTTCCGCGACCACCCTGAATTTGTCACGGTTCTCAACAGCGAGAACCTCCACAAAGGTAAACATATCAGCCAATCACTATTGGCAAACCAGTTCTCCAAGCCTGCCATTGGCTTGGTGCACCGAGTGCTACAAGCAGGTAAAACCAAAGGGATTTTTCGGGTCGATATCTCGCCTAGGGATATTTACGTCATGATCTCGGCCATGGGTTACTTTTACCAATCAAACCAGTACACTCTATCGGCATTTTTAGATGAACCGCTACGCGATCCTAAGCTTTATGATCAGTGGGAAGCGTTTGTAGTAGATGCGGTTTTGCGTACAGTGCGCACCAATCTGGTTGAATTGGGATAA
- a CDS encoding histidine phosphatase family protein, which yields MSTEFLIVRHGETPWNVERRIQGWRDIDLNDNGRKQAAQLAQRLSQPDTPHAPLHAVYSSDLSRARSTAQPVAERLNLPLGLIQGVRERNYGILEGVPFDQMQQRYPDIAKIWQSRDPDGVIPEGETLREFHARVTEALEALAANHPQQRVLVVTHGGAMDILWRIASGEPIQTPRKVIMLNASINRILIKSDADGFKWSLLDWGDVSHLQKPADDLVS from the coding sequence ATGAGCACCGAATTCCTGATTGTTCGCCATGGCGAAACGCCATGGAACGTGGAACGACGAATACAAGGTTGGCGTGACATCGATCTAAATGACAACGGTCGCAAACAAGCCGCGCAACTAGCGCAACGCCTAAGCCAACCTGACACTCCGCACGCACCATTGCACGCCGTCTACAGCAGTGATTTGTCCCGCGCGCGATCAACCGCCCAGCCAGTAGCCGAACGCCTGAATTTGCCTCTTGGATTGATCCAAGGAGTACGCGAGCGTAACTATGGCATTCTCGAGGGAGTCCCATTTGATCAGATGCAACAGCGCTACCCGGATATCGCCAAGATCTGGCAATCACGCGATCCTGACGGCGTAATTCCAGAGGGTGAAACTTTGCGCGAGTTTCACGCCCGAGTCACTGAGGCACTTGAGGCACTCGCTGCAAATCATCCACAGCAGCGTGTACTGGTTGTCACCCATGGCGGTGCCATGGATATTTTGTGGCGCATAGCCTCCGGTGAACCAATTCAGACGCCACGAAAGGTCATCATGCTTAATGCCAGTATCAACCGTATCCTGATTAAATCAGACGCTGATGGTTTTAAGTGGTCTTTACTCGACTGGGGTGATGTGAGTCACCTGCAAAAACCTGCAGATGATCTAGTTTCCTGA
- a CDS encoding SDR family oxidoreductase, with product MAVFITGASSGIGQALARQYASQGHVLGLVARRSDRLDEMARNLRSEVHIYAVDVRHRAALHAAAQDFVAKVGHVDIVIANAGVSAGTLTECDEDFEVFKDIFDINLLAMVSTFEPFVPIMTKHGQGTLVGISSVAGVRGLPGAGAYSASKSAVTTYCESLRLELKPKGIDVVTIAPGYVKSEMTAKNPYSMPFLLDADEFARRAVRAVAAKRRYAVIPWQMAIVSRLMKLLPVWLYDRLAMNAPRKPRRPT from the coding sequence ATGGCGGTATTCATCACCGGCGCCTCTAGTGGCATAGGGCAGGCCCTAGCGAGACAATATGCAAGTCAGGGACACGTACTTGGATTGGTTGCACGCCGCAGTGATCGTCTGGACGAGATGGCACGCAATCTCCGTAGTGAGGTTCATATTTACGCCGTTGATGTCCGTCATCGAGCGGCCTTGCATGCTGCGGCACAGGATTTCGTTGCAAAAGTTGGTCATGTGGATATTGTGATAGCCAATGCGGGTGTCAGTGCTGGTACCTTGACCGAGTGTGACGAAGACTTTGAGGTATTCAAAGACATCTTCGATATCAATCTTCTGGCGATGGTTTCAACATTCGAGCCATTTGTGCCCATCATGACCAAACACGGGCAAGGCACATTGGTTGGTATTTCGAGTGTGGCTGGGGTACGAGGCCTGCCGGGTGCAGGTGCATACAGTGCCTCAAAATCTGCAGTCACTACCTACTGCGAGAGCCTGCGACTAGAACTAAAGCCCAAAGGTATTGATGTGGTAACTATTGCCCCGGGTTATGTAAAAAGTGAGATGACTGCAAAAAATCCCTACAGCATGCCGTTTTTGCTGGATGCTGATGAATTCGCGCGACGTGCTGTTCGGGCTGTTGCAGCTAAGCGTCGATACGCCGTGATTCCCTGGCAAATGGCTATCGTGTCACGGCTCATGAAACTGTTGCCAGTGTGGCTCTATGATCGATTGGCCATGAACGCACCAAGAAAACCAAGACGTCCGACCTGA
- the carB gene encoding carbamoyl-phosphate synthase large subunit: protein MPKRTDIQSILIIGAGPIIIGQACEFDYSGAQACKALKAEGFRTILVNSNPATIMTDPETADVTYIEPITWQAVEKIIELEKPDALLPTMGGQTALNCALDLERHGVLQKHGVEMIGANAHAIEKAEDRQKFKDAMSTIGLESAKSGVAHSMDEAWAVQRRISEETGSIGFPMVIRPSFTLGGSGGGIAYNAEEFETICRRGLEASPTNELLIEESLLGWKEYEMEVVRDRADNCIIVCSIENLDPMGVHTGDSITVAPAQTLTDKEYQIMRDASIAVLREIGVDTGGSNVQFALNPQNGRLIVIEMNPRVSRSSALASKATGFPIAKVAARLAVGYTLDELKNEITGGATPASFEPTIDYVVTKIPRFAFEKFPQADARLTTQMKSVGEVMAMGRTFQESLQKAMRGLEIGVDGLNQMTTDREKIQIELGEPGPERIWYVGDAFAQGFTLDEVHELTKIDPWFLAQIQEIVDIELALEQRTLVDLDRDTLWQLKRRGFSDRRLAFLLDTTEAEIRKLRHQYGVRPVYKRVDTCAAEFATNTAYMYSTYEEQCEAEPSDKRKIIVLGGGPNRIGQGIEFDYCCVHAALALREDGFETIMVNCNPETVSTDYDTSDRLYFEPLTLEDVLEIVHKENPVGMIVQYGGQTPLKLARALEANGVPIIGTSPDSIDMAEDRERFQKLLQKLGLKQPANRTARTQEEALAHAQEIGYPLVVRPSYVLGGRAMEIVHEQIDLERYMREAVKVSNDSPVLLDRFLNHAIEVDVDCLCDGQRVFIGGVMEHIEQAGVHSGDSACCLPPYSLPSETIEEIKRQTASMARALNVNGLMNVQFAVQDGEVYVLEVNPRASRTVPFVSKATGLQLAKIAARAMAGRSFADQGLSQEVIPKYFSVKEAVFPFVKFPGVDTILGPEMKSTGEVMGVGESFGEAFVKSQMAASVKLPESGRVFISVKQQDKPRAVEIARMLSELGFSIVATRGTAAVIKEAGIEVVAVNKVAEGRPHVVDMLKNDGEIGLVINTVEERRNAIADSRAIRTQALANRVTYYTTIAGAWAAVQGMHYLRHGKGLQVYSLQSLHQSLQA, encoded by the coding sequence ATGCCCAAACGTACTGACATCCAAAGCATTCTGATTATTGGCGCAGGCCCTATCATCATCGGCCAGGCTTGTGAATTTGACTATTCTGGCGCACAAGCCTGCAAGGCTCTTAAAGCCGAGGGTTTTCGGACCATTTTGGTTAACAGTAACCCAGCCACCATCATGACTGATCCGGAAACTGCGGACGTCACGTATATCGAGCCGATAACCTGGCAGGCGGTGGAAAAAATCATCGAGCTAGAAAAGCCTGATGCATTACTGCCAACAATGGGTGGGCAAACTGCGTTGAACTGTGCGCTTGATCTTGAGCGCCACGGAGTGTTGCAAAAACACGGCGTTGAGATGATCGGCGCTAACGCGCACGCAATTGAAAAAGCCGAAGACCGTCAAAAATTCAAGGATGCCATGTCCACCATTGGGCTGGAGTCTGCCAAGTCTGGTGTAGCGCACTCGATGGACGAAGCTTGGGCTGTTCAGCGTCGAATTTCAGAGGAAACTGGGTCAATAGGGTTCCCTATGGTGATTCGTCCGAGTTTCACGCTTGGCGGTTCCGGGGGCGGTATTGCCTACAACGCTGAGGAGTTTGAAACCATTTGTCGTCGCGGCCTCGAGGCTTCGCCAACCAATGAGCTCCTGATTGAGGAATCGCTGCTTGGCTGGAAAGAGTACGAGATGGAGGTGGTACGTGATCGGGCTGATAACTGCATCATTGTCTGCTCCATAGAAAATTTGGACCCTATGGGCGTTCACACCGGCGACTCGATTACGGTTGCGCCTGCTCAGACACTGACTGACAAGGAATACCAGATCATGCGTGACGCATCGATCGCGGTCTTGCGCGAGATTGGTGTTGATACGGGTGGCTCAAATGTACAGTTTGCGTTGAACCCGCAAAACGGTCGCCTGATCGTGATCGAGATGAATCCTCGCGTGTCGCGTTCGTCCGCACTGGCATCCAAAGCGACAGGGTTCCCGATTGCCAAAGTGGCCGCACGTCTGGCTGTGGGCTACACGCTTGACGAACTCAAGAATGAGATCACGGGTGGTGCTACGCCAGCATCATTTGAGCCAACGATAGACTATGTCGTTACCAAGATCCCGCGATTTGCATTCGAGAAGTTCCCGCAGGCTGATGCTCGCCTGACGACGCAGATGAAGTCAGTGGGTGAAGTAATGGCCATGGGTCGTACTTTCCAGGAGTCCCTGCAAAAAGCGATGCGTGGTTTGGAGATCGGGGTCGATGGTCTGAATCAAATGACAACCGATCGAGAAAAAATTCAAATTGAACTCGGAGAGCCTGGCCCTGAACGTATCTGGTACGTGGGTGATGCATTTGCGCAGGGCTTTACACTCGACGAGGTGCATGAGCTAACCAAGATCGATCCGTGGTTTCTAGCCCAAATTCAGGAAATAGTAGATATCGAACTAGCGCTTGAACAACGTACGCTGGTCGACTTGGATCGCGATACGCTGTGGCAGTTAAAACGGCGCGGTTTCTCGGATCGCCGTCTTGCGTTTCTACTTGATACTACCGAGGCTGAAATCCGCAAGTTGCGCCATCAATACGGAGTGCGTCCCGTGTACAAACGGGTGGATACCTGCGCCGCCGAGTTCGCCACCAACACGGCTTATATGTATTCGACTTACGAGGAACAATGTGAGGCTGAGCCCTCCGACAAACGCAAGATCATTGTGCTTGGTGGTGGTCCAAACCGAATTGGACAAGGCATTGAGTTTGATTATTGTTGTGTTCATGCAGCGCTTGCGCTGCGCGAGGACGGGTTCGAAACCATTATGGTTAACTGCAACCCCGAAACAGTGTCGACTGACTACGACACCTCCGACAGGTTGTATTTTGAGCCATTAACTCTCGAGGACGTACTTGAAATCGTCCATAAAGAAAACCCAGTTGGCATGATTGTGCAGTATGGCGGCCAGACGCCTTTGAAGCTTGCTCGTGCATTAGAAGCCAATGGTGTGCCGATTATTGGGACAAGCCCTGACTCGATTGATATGGCGGAAGACCGGGAGCGATTCCAAAAACTCCTGCAAAAGCTTGGACTAAAGCAGCCAGCCAACCGCACCGCTCGCACTCAAGAGGAGGCACTAGCACATGCGCAGGAAATCGGTTATCCGCTTGTCGTTCGCCCAAGTTATGTGCTCGGTGGCCGCGCCATGGAGATCGTGCATGAGCAAATCGATCTTGAGCGGTATATGCGCGAAGCGGTCAAAGTCAGCAATGACTCGCCCGTGTTGCTTGATCGATTCCTGAATCACGCTATTGAAGTTGATGTGGATTGTCTGTGTGATGGCCAACGCGTGTTTATCGGTGGTGTCATGGAGCATATTGAGCAGGCAGGCGTGCACTCCGGTGACTCCGCCTGCTGCTTGCCGCCTTATTCGTTGCCATCTGAGACTATCGAGGAAATCAAACGTCAGACTGCGTCAATGGCCCGAGCCCTGAATGTGAATGGCCTCATGAATGTGCAGTTTGCGGTTCAGGATGGCGAAGTCTATGTCCTTGAGGTGAACCCGAGGGCGTCGCGTACTGTTCCATTCGTCTCCAAGGCGACTGGCCTGCAACTGGCGAAGATCGCTGCACGCGCTATGGCGGGCCGGTCATTTGCCGACCAAGGGTTGAGCCAAGAGGTCATACCGAAGTACTTTTCGGTCAAAGAGGCTGTATTTCCCTTCGTTAAATTCCCAGGCGTCGATACCATTCTCGGCCCGGAGATGAAGTCCACCGGTGAGGTCATGGGAGTGGGCGAAAGCTTCGGTGAGGCTTTTGTAAAGTCACAAATGGCGGCGAGCGTCAAACTACCAGAGTCGGGTCGAGTCTTCATTAGCGTTAAACAGCAAGACAAACCGAGGGCCGTTGAAATCGCCCGTATGCTGTCTGAGCTCGGTTTCAGTATTGTAGCTACCCGCGGCACCGCTGCTGTGATCAAAGAGGCGGGCATTGAGGTGGTTGCTGTCAACAAAGTGGCTGAAGGCCGACCCCATGTGGTTGATATGCTTAAGAATGATGGTGAGATCGGCTTGGTCATCAATACCGTTGAAGAACGTCGAAATGCAATTGCCGATTCTCGTGCAATTCGTACGCAGGCGCTGGCAAACCGGGTGACCTACTACACAACCATCGCTGGCGCTTGGGCTGCGGTGCAGGGTATGCATTACCTTCGCCATGGCAAAGGGTTGCAGGTCTATTCGCTACAAAGTCTGCATCAATCTCTGCAGGCCTAG
- the carA gene encoding glutamine-hydrolyzing carbamoyl-phosphate synthase small subunit: protein MLPSLFPGDDRHRFPPAILALADGTVFHGYSIGASGHTVAEIVFNTAMTGYQEILTDPSYSGQLVTLTYPHIGNTGVNDEDTESTKIHAAGLVIRDLSLRVSNFRSQQSLPEYLKAQGVVGITGIDTRKLTRALRDKGAQGACLFVGDDIEKALALAKGFPGMSGQDLAKTVSTQEQHDWNSSVWQLSEGFGQGIGSGPHVVAYDFGVKHNILRLMVERGCKVTVVPAQTPADAVLAMAPDGVFLSNGPGDPDPCDYAIEAAKVFLDRKIPLFGICLGHQIMGLAVGASTVKMKTGHHGSNHPVQDLDSGRVFITAQNHGFAVDAKTLPGHARVTHISLFDGTLQGFELTDRPAFCFQGHPEASPGPHDIVVLFDKFMGLMANATH, encoded by the coding sequence GTGCTGCCATCTCTTTTTCCTGGGGACGACCGTCATCGGTTTCCTCCTGCAATTCTAGCTTTGGCAGACGGAACCGTATTTCACGGTTATTCGATCGGGGCCTCTGGTCATACAGTTGCCGAAATTGTCTTCAACACTGCAATGACTGGCTACCAGGAAATCCTGACCGACCCGAGTTACAGCGGGCAATTGGTCACGCTTACCTATCCGCACATCGGCAACACCGGTGTTAACGATGAAGACACCGAATCCACCAAAATTCATGCAGCCGGACTGGTTATTCGCGATCTGTCCCTGCGCGTTTCAAACTTCAGGTCACAGCAGTCATTGCCAGAATACCTCAAAGCGCAAGGCGTGGTGGGCATCACAGGCATTGACACCAGAAAACTGACCCGCGCTTTGCGCGATAAGGGTGCGCAGGGCGCCTGCCTATTTGTTGGTGACGACATTGAAAAGGCTTTGGCGCTGGCGAAAGGTTTCCCTGGAATGTCCGGTCAGGACCTAGCCAAAACCGTCTCGACTCAGGAGCAGCATGACTGGAATTCGTCGGTTTGGCAGCTCAGCGAGGGTTTTGGGCAGGGTATCGGTAGTGGGCCACATGTTGTGGCATACGACTTCGGCGTTAAGCACAATATCTTGCGGTTGATGGTCGAGCGTGGCTGCAAAGTCACGGTGGTTCCGGCTCAGACACCCGCAGACGCAGTACTTGCCATGGCTCCAGATGGTGTATTTCTATCTAATGGTCCGGGTGATCCGGATCCCTGTGATTACGCTATTGAGGCAGCCAAGGTTTTTCTGGATCGCAAGATACCCTTGTTCGGTATTTGTCTGGGACACCAGATCATGGGTCTAGCGGTTGGCGCATCAACAGTCAAAATGAAGACGGGTCACCACGGTTCAAACCATCCAGTGCAAGATCTCGATTCTGGCCGGGTGTTTATTACTGCCCAGAATCATGGATTTGCAGTGGATGCAAAAACGCTGCCTGGCCATGCGCGCGTTACCCACATATCGCTATTTGACGGCACCTTGCAGGGGTTTGAATTGACCGATCGCCCAGCCTTCTGTTTCCAAGGACATCCTGAAGCCAGTCCCGGTCCGCACGACATCGTCGTGCTGTTTGACAAATTCATGGGCCTGATGGCCAATGCGACGCACTGA
- the tal gene encoding transaldolase gives MPTLLDALKQSTTVVADTGDFEGMRRFSPTDATTNPSLILKAVQLPAYQDLLDAVTSQSKGLPIDEVVDRLLVAFGSEILKIVPGRVSTEVDARLSFDTQATIERARRIIAFYSEHNVDKSRVLIKIAATWEGIEAAKVLQQEGIACNLTLLFSLVQAVACANAQVQLISPFVGRIYDWHKQQAGVHWDEAAHSGANDPGVESVSRIYSYFKTHGITTEIMGASFRNIGQILALAGCDLLTISPELLTELDAAEGVLTSRLTPAFASANAPETLKLDEPSFRFLLNEDAMATDKLAQGIRAFVADARKLDQLLIARL, from the coding sequence ATGCCAACTTTGCTCGATGCACTCAAACAATCCACCACAGTAGTGGCCGACACTGGTGATTTTGAGGGGATGAGACGCTTCTCCCCTACTGATGCCACAACCAACCCATCACTGATCCTGAAGGCAGTTCAGTTACCCGCCTACCAGGATTTGCTCGATGCAGTCACCTCGCAGAGCAAAGGCCTACCCATCGATGAGGTTGTCGACCGCCTGTTAGTCGCCTTCGGCAGCGAGATCCTTAAAATCGTGCCGGGTCGAGTCTCCACCGAAGTGGACGCACGGCTGTCGTTTGACACGCAAGCCACCATTGAACGAGCACGCCGAATTATTGCCTTTTATAGTGAACACAATGTCGATAAGTCTCGTGTGCTCATCAAAATAGCCGCCACTTGGGAAGGCATCGAAGCAGCAAAAGTATTGCAGCAAGAAGGCATTGCTTGCAACCTGACATTACTGTTCAGTCTTGTACAAGCGGTGGCCTGCGCCAATGCGCAGGTTCAACTCATTTCCCCTTTTGTGGGACGCATCTACGACTGGCACAAACAACAGGCTGGCGTTCACTGGGATGAAGCTGCGCATTCCGGTGCTAACGATCCCGGGGTGGAGTCGGTCTCGCGAATCTACTCATACTTCAAGACCCACGGGATCACCACGGAAATTATGGGGGCAAGTTTCAGGAATATCGGCCAGATCCTAGCGCTGGCAGGTTGCGACCTTCTGACCATCAGCCCCGAACTGCTGACCGAACTTGATGCAGCCGAAGGTGTGCTCACCTCGCGACTGACCCCTGCCTTTGCCAGCGCCAACGCACCCGAGACCCTGAAACTTGATGAGCCTAGTTTCCGCTTTCTGCTAAACGAAGATGCGATGGCTACTGACAAACTTGCCCAAGGAATTCGGGCATTTGTAGCTGATGCCCGAAAACTTGATCAGCTTCTGATCGCGCGGCTATAG
- a CDS encoding enoyl-CoA hydratase/isomerase family protein has translation MAQAHPTDGMPQLTLDGPVAIIEFCRPTVANRLSPNDLEVLNAHIQTVDQNPEILVLLLKAQGKYFCSGYDIGALGQSSAPSSLYFGQTVDRLEQARPVTVAMIQGGIYGGGTDLALACDFRIGSFDCNMFMPATRLGLHFYPGGLRRYVTRLGIDQAKRLFLTAEKIDASEMLRIGFLTDLVPATELGIKTQALLETLTQMAPIPLLGVKSHLNQIANNDMDFQAIEALVRQSERSEDLLEGARAFKERRPPKFSGR, from the coding sequence ATGGCTCAAGCCCACCCAACCGACGGCATGCCGCAACTGACCCTGGATGGACCGGTGGCAATCATTGAGTTTTGTCGTCCGACTGTGGCTAATCGCTTGAGCCCCAATGACTTAGAGGTGCTTAACGCTCACATCCAGACGGTTGACCAGAACCCTGAGATTCTTGTTCTGCTACTGAAAGCTCAGGGTAAATACTTTTGTTCAGGGTATGACATTGGCGCGCTCGGGCAAAGTAGTGCACCAAGTTCACTGTACTTCGGACAAACAGTTGACCGTCTCGAGCAAGCACGACCAGTCACCGTTGCAATGATCCAGGGCGGAATCTACGGTGGGGGCACTGATTTGGCGCTTGCCTGTGACTTTCGGATAGGAAGCTTCGATTGCAATATGTTCATGCCAGCCACGCGATTAGGATTGCACTTTTATCCTGGCGGCTTGAGGCGCTATGTCACCAGACTAGGCATTGACCAAGCCAAACGACTTTTTCTGACTGCTGAAAAAATTGATGCGTCAGAGATGCTGCGCATTGGTTTTTTGACGGATCTAGTGCCAGCAACGGAACTGGGCATCAAAACACAAGCACTTCTTGAAACGCTAACACAAATGGCACCGATCCCATTGCTTGGCGTGAAATCACACCTAAATCAAATTGCCAATAATGATATGGATTTTCAGGCAATTGAAGCCTTGGTGCGGCAATCAGAAAGATCTGAGGATTTGTTAGAGGGCGCACGGGCGTTTAAGGAGAGACGGCCACCAAAATTTTCAGGACGATAA